From a single Calothrix sp. NIES-2098 genomic region:
- a CDS encoding putative glycosyl transferase, group 2 family protein has product MGFTLFLNYAISIIELLLFILCLSAIFFYCYGIYAAIAFFHQPQTINSAFHPPISILKPICGVDRDAEQNLASFCQQDYPEYQIVFAVRDRQDPGIEVINKIIQQFPDLDIQMVVSDRIIGTNLKVSNLANAVTAAKYEIILISDSDIRVGEDYLQRVIQLFQDENVGVVTCLYRSLAQGWVTILEAIGTACDFHPGVLVSNHMEGIKFAFGSTIVIRRQALEAIGGFAAVADYLADDFQLGYLPAQAGYKVVLCDYIVDHVLASSTLAEAIQRQIRWARCIRVSRPWGYVGLLFTYGTVTSLLLAIATGGSIFGWTVLAITWVMRLLMGWLVGVKMLNDQVAKKYFWIIPIRDLFHFAIWCSGFIGSTIAWRGQKFKLIEGGKLTADLAKS; this is encoded by the coding sequence GTGGGGTTTACTTTATTCTTGAACTATGCGATCTCAATTATTGAGTTATTGCTATTCATACTTTGCCTATCAGCGATCTTTTTTTACTGCTATGGCATATATGCAGCGATCGCTTTTTTTCATCAACCCCAGACTATAAATTCAGCGTTCCATCCACCTATCTCTATCCTCAAGCCGATTTGTGGAGTCGATCGGGATGCGGAACAAAATTTAGCTTCTTTTTGCCAACAAGATTATCCAGAGTATCAGATTGTCTTTGCCGTGCGCGATCGCCAAGACCCTGGTATAGAAGTTATCAATAAAATTATCCAGCAGTTTCCCGATCTAGATATTCAGATGGTAGTGAGCGATCGCATTATCGGGACTAACCTAAAAGTGAGTAATTTAGCGAACGCTGTCACTGCGGCCAAATACGAAATTATACTTATATCTGATAGTGATATTCGCGTGGGTGAAGACTATTTACAGCGAGTTATCCAGCTTTTTCAAGATGAGAATGTGGGTGTGGTTACTTGTTTGTATCGGTCTTTAGCTCAAGGATGGGTGACAATTTTAGAAGCAATTGGTACAGCTTGCGATTTTCATCCTGGCGTTTTAGTTAGCAATCACATGGAAGGGATAAAATTTGCCTTTGGTTCGACAATTGTGATTCGCAGACAGGCGCTAGAAGCAATTGGTGGATTTGCGGCGGTTGCTGATTATCTAGCAGATGACTTTCAACTTGGCTATTTACCAGCCCAAGCAGGTTATAAGGTAGTGCTATGCGATTACATAGTCGATCATGTCTTAGCTAGCAGCACATTAGCTGAAGCTATCCAACGCCAAATCCGTTGGGCGCGTTGTATCAGGGTTTCTCGTCCTTGGGGTTATGTAGGGCTGCTGTTTACCTACGGTACAGTTACTAGTTTACTTTTGGCGATCGCTACAGGTGGATCGATATTTGGCTGGACTGTACTCGCTATTACCTGGGTGATGCGTTTACTGATGGGTTGGCTAGTTGGGGTGAAAATGCTAAACGACCAAGTAGCAAAAAAATATTTTTGGATAATTCCTATACGCGATTTATTCCACTTTGCCATTTGGTGTAGTGGCTTTATTGGTAGCACAATTGCATGGCGAGGACAAAAATTTAAGCTGATCGAAGGTGGTAAGTTGACAGCAGATTTAGCAAAATCTTGA
- a CDS encoding allergen V5/Tpx-1 family protein gives MFRQTAFGIALSTLVFASGLTTVPVPGHSSTSKPTHNKQLSIPSDRVAESTTVFNTTALEKSVFDKINRYRVSKGLSKLSINATITRQARIHSQNMANGKVPFSHQGFKQRVTSLPIIYSSAGENVAFNQGYNDPASQAVIGWLNSPGHLKNIKGKYNLTGIGVATNKQGEVYLTQIFLQTN, from the coding sequence ATGTTCCGACAAACTGCTTTTGGCATAGCTTTAAGTACGCTTGTCTTTGCCAGTGGATTAACAACTGTTCCTGTTCCTGGTCACAGTTCTACAAGCAAACCTACTCATAATAAACAGTTATCGATTCCTTCAGATCGGGTTGCAGAATCAACTACTGTTTTTAATACTACGGCTCTCGAAAAATCAGTTTTTGACAAAATTAATCGATATCGTGTTTCTAAAGGTTTGTCAAAGTTGAGCATCAATGCAACTATCACTCGGCAGGCAAGAATTCATAGTCAAAATATGGCGAATGGAAAAGTTCCCTTTAGCCATCAAGGATTTAAACAGCGAGTAACTTCTCTCCCAATTATCTACAGTAGTGCTGGAGAAAATGTTGCTTTTAACCAAGGATATAACGATCCCGCATCACAAGCTGTTATTGGTTGGCTGAATAGTCCCGGACATTTAAAAAACATCAAAGGGAAGTATAACCTCACAGGAATTGGTGTTGCTACCAATAAACAGGGTGAAGTCTACCTTACGCAGATTTTCTTGCAGACCAACTAG
- a CDS encoding 3'-5' exonuclease, which produces MTLQDFQVSDRDLSDAALSQYLKSEAIAVDTETMGLLPQRDRLCLVQLCNQEGQVTAIRIAKGQTTAPNLKKLLEAVNVLKIFHFARFDIATLRYNLGINVQPIFCTKIASKLARTYTNRHGLKDVVQELEKVELDKSAQSSDWGNADNLSVEQLSYAANDVRYLLSVQQKLINMLKREERWQLAQECFQVLPIIVSLDLLQFKDLFEH; this is translated from the coding sequence ATGACTTTACAAGATTTTCAGGTAAGCGATCGCGACCTTAGCGACGCTGCACTATCCCAATATCTAAAATCAGAGGCGATCGCTGTTGATACAGAAACAATGGGATTGTTACCACAGCGCGATCGGCTTTGTCTCGTCCAACTGTGCAATCAAGAAGGTCAAGTAACTGCAATTCGCATTGCCAAAGGACAAACCACAGCACCAAACTTAAAAAAACTTTTGGAAGCAGTAAATGTTTTAAAAATATTTCACTTTGCACGTTTTGATATTGCTACTTTGCGTTACAACCTAGGAATTAACGTTCAACCTATTTTTTGTACCAAAATAGCCTCTAAATTAGCTCGTACTTACACCAATCGACACGGATTGAAGGATGTCGTGCAAGAGTTGGAAAAAGTAGAACTGGATAAAAGCGCTCAAAGTTCTGATTGGGGTAACGCTGATAATTTATCAGTAGAACAACTAAGTTATGCTGCTAACGATGTTCGTTATTTACTCAGCGTACAACAAAAGCTGATTAACATGCTAAAAAGAGAAGAACGTTGGCAACTAGCTCAAGAGTGTTTTCAAGTTTTACCAATAATTGTATCTTTAGACTTATTGCAATTTAAGGATTTATTTGAACACTAG